GAATACCAGAATGCTCAAAGCCAGCGGCTGGGGAAGGGGAAGCAGCCTCTATCATCTGAAACAAGATGCTGCCGAGATTTTCCGAGATGTGGATCAGTTCCCGTATAAAGCCGATCCCTATCATACATTTCTGCTGGATGATCATACGGGCATTACAGCAGAAATGATTTCTTCTTTCTTTATTGCAGAAATGAAGAAATCAAAGCTGTCTCCCAGGGTGAACTGTGACTACTTTCAATATTTCCCGGAAAAGATAAGAAGGTTGAGAGTTATCAGTGCCTGAAAAATTTATTGCAACATTCTAATAACTCAGCATAATGAATATGAAGAGGTACGATCATGTTCAAAAATCGGCAGAAGGAAAAGTACTGCCTTGTCCTGAGTGGGGGAGGAGCCAAGGGTGTCTATCACCTGGGTGCCTGGAAGGCTTTGAGTGAGCTTGGAATTGAAGTGGATGCCTTCATCGGAAATTCCATAGGTGCCATCGTGGCCGGATTCCTGGCTCAGGGACAGACCCGGGCGCTTGAAGATATTGGAGACAAGATTGGTGCTGACTTTATCATGAAAATTCCCGATGAGTTTTTGGAAAAGGGAGTGATCAGGATTGG
This genomic interval from Oceanispirochaeta sp. contains the following:
- a CDS encoding glycosyltransferase family protein; protein product: VQSILSGFPDQEFRYFPDKENDFISTLAGCAAVIAPAGQQLLSESLFLKKPVLALPQKGQYEQRLNTRMLKASGWGRGSSLYHLKQDAAEIFRDVDQFPYKADPYHTFLLDDHTGITAEMISSFFIAEMKKSKLSPRVNCDYFQYFPEKIRRLRVISA